The genomic region CCGCGTATAAATCCAAGGTGTCTGAGCGAATGCGGGTCTGGCGCTTAAACTCAACATTGTGGATGAAGGTCGTGGTTGAATTCCAGTTTGAAGCCGTACTGGGGAAAACCCGCCGTACGGAATTTTAGAGAGGGAGGAGGACACGCCTGTTCCTGTATGGGTTCATGTGGTGCGCCTCCTCCCTACTCGACGGTGAGATCGTATTTTCTTGTCGATTCGGCAACTTAGGATCGGTGCCAAGAAAATTTGCGCAAACCGCGAAAACTATTAAGCATAGTATTACGAAGGTGACGAAGTTTTAAGTCATCGCGCTAAGACGCCAAGAACGCAAAGAACTAACGCACCACCTTGGCGCCCGCCTCTTTGAGCACCTCGCGCATCTGCGCGGTCAGATCGTCGAAAAATTTGCTTAGCCCCGGTCCTTTGAGATAGCCGTCTTCGAACTGATTTTGCTCCAGGTACTGCTTCCACGTCGCCGTTTTCTCAAAGCGATCGAAGACTCCTTCCCAATATTGCACCACTTCCCGTGGAACTCCCGGCGGGGCCATGACGCCGCGCGCCTGGGGTATCAGCGGAACGTCGATGCCTTGCTCCTTGAGAGTCGGCACATTGGGCAGAGAAGCCAGCCGTTTTTCACCCAGAGCTGCGATGACCCGCAAATTTCCCGCGCGAATCTGCTCGCCGGCCTCTTGCGGCTCGATCACCATGATTTGCACGTGGCCGCCGAGCAGGTTGGAGAGCCGCTCGCCGCCGCTCGGAAAAGAAATGAAATTCCACTGCGCCCCGGTGGCCTTTTGGATCAACAGGCGCATGAGATTATCCCGCGAGGTAACGGAGCCGCCGGACTGCGCGAGTTGTTTTGGATTCTTCTTCGCCGCGTCGATGAAGTCCTTCATGTTCTTGTACGGCGAGTCCGCCTTGACCGCGATCACCGCGGGCTCCAGAACCAGACGGACGACCGGAGTCAAATCTTTTATCGTGACCGTCGCCTCGGCGGTCGTGAGCGGATTAGTCACCCAAACGCCGGTAAAAAAACCGATGGTGTGCGTCTCGCCCTTTTTTTCCGCGAGGTACGACATCGCGACGGCGGAGCCGCCGCCGGACTTGTTGACGACCTGCAGGCGCTGAGAGACGAGCTTTTCTTTTTGCAGCAGTTCGGCAATGGCGCGCGCCAACAGATCCGATCCGCCGCCCGGACCGGTATGGACCACGGTCTCGATCTGTTTGCTGGGCTTGAATTCCTGGCTCCAGGCCAAACCCGAGGATACGGTCGTGATCGCAGCGACTGCGATCGGTAATAAAATTGCCCTATTTTTCATATTCGATACCTCCCGAAAAATTCTCGCGGTAAACCGCCCCTATCACCTTCAGCCTTCGCGCTCAATAGTTTCGACTCGCCAGGAGCGCACTTTGCGAATCGTCGGCAGACACAAGATCGCGATCGCGATCAACAGCAAGACTCCGGAAATGGGACGCGTCGCGAGAATCGTGATATCTCCCTGCGACATCATCAACGATTGGCGCAGCGCCCGTTCGAGCCCGTCGCCCAGCACCATTCCCAAAATCAGCGCGGCGGTTGGGAAATGGGCCTTGCGCATGAGATAGCCCAACAAACCGAAAAGGCCCATCATCCACACATCGAATAGACTGGCGTTCACACTGTAGACGCCGACAATCGAAATTCCGATGATGAGCGGATAGAGAACGTAATAGGGAAGGCGCAAGATCTGCGCGAACAGGGGAACCAAGGGGAGATTCAAAACTAGCAGCAAAACGTTGCCGATGTACATGCTGGCCACCAGTCCCCAAAAAAGTTGCGGGTGCTCCTGGATGAGCAGCGGGCCCGGCTTATATCCCCAGAGAATGAGCCCGCCCAGAAGAATCGCGGTGGTATTGCCGCCGGGGATGCCGAGAGTCAGCAAAGGGACCAATGCCCCGCCCGCATCCGCGTTGTTGGCGCCCTCGGGCGCGGCGACTCCTTCGATCGCGCCGGCGCCGAATCTTTCCGGATGGCGCGAGAAGGCTTTTTCGATGCCGTAGGATAAGAACGAGGCGACCGTGGCGCCGGCGCCGGGAAGCGCGCCGATCAGGAAGCCGATGACGGAGCCGTTCACAAAAGCGAAGCGGCAATCTTTGAGATCCTGCAAGGTCGGCAAAAGGTTTCTCAAGCCTTTTGCAAGTTTGAAGATCTCGGCGCCCCCGCGAGACTCCAGGTTGACCAGCACCTCCCCGATCGCGAAGATCCCCACGGTCGCGGCGATAAAATCGACGCCGCCAAGCAGCTTCACCTGGCCGAAAGTAAATCTCGATTCGGCGGTGAAGAGATCCGTGCCGATGGTCGCCAGCCATAAACCCACGAGCATGGCCAGCAGCGCTTTGACCATCGAATCTCCGGCCAGGAAAACCACCATGGCAAGACCTAAAACCATCAGGGCGAAATACTCGGGCGGCGCAAAGCGCAAAGCGAAGCGGGCCAAAGGCGGCGCGATCAGCATTAGACCCAAGACGCCCACGGTTCCGGCGATAAAGGAAGCGATGGCGGAAATCCCCAAGGCCGCGCCCGCCCTCCCCTGGCGGGCCAATTGATAACCGTCGAGACAGGTCACGACGGAAGACGACTCGCCGGGGATGTTCAAAAGAATGGACGTGGTCGAGCCGCCGTATCGCGCGCCGTAAAAAATGCCGGCGAGCGCGATGATCGCCGTTGCGGGATCCATCTTGAGGGTGAGCGGCAGCAGCATCGCGATCGTCGCCGCCGGTCCCAAGCCCGGCAACACGCCGACCACGGTGCCCAACACCACGCCGATAAGACACCAAAACAGATTTACGGGTGTGAGCGCGACGGCGAAGCCCAGCAGGAGATTTCCCAAGGCATCCATCTCGTCAATGTTTCCTTTTTAAGTCAAAATCCCCAGGGAGCCGGGGGTAAAGAAATATCGAGCGCCACCGCAAAAATCAGCTGGAATGCCACGGCGAGAGCGGCGCCGACGCCGAGGGCGAGCCAAGGCGAACGGCGGTCCAGAAAAACGATTAGAAATGTTGTGAGAGCGACGAAGCTCAGAGCAAAACCGATTCTACCGAGCAGGGCGATCGCAACCATCATGGCGAGCCAGCCGGCCAAGGCTCGCGCGGTAGTTTTCCAGGATTGTGTTTCCCTCTTGGCTTCGCTCCGGGAACGCGAGAAGGACGCGAATAATAAAGCAGACGCGAACAATACCAGGCCGATGCCGATCCAGAGCGGAAAAAATCCGGGTCCCGGGCCGACCTCGGAGACATAGGGCAGTTTGGCGGCCGCCGAGATGACATAGATCCCGAAAGCGGCGAGACAAGCGCCGGAAATCAGATTGTCTTTGCCTCGTGCCACAAAACACTCTGGATGCCGGTCTGTGAATAAATCCTACCCCGGAGATTCTTGCAAGAGCGCCGACCTTGGACGAGGTGCTTGTTTTGGATGAGGGACTTCAAGTATCTCTGTAAAGGGACTCAACGGAGGAAACCATGGACGTAACGGCGAAAATCGCCCGATTCGTGGTCGGCGCCAGATACGAGACCATCCCGCCCAAGGCATTGGAGACCGCCAAGGCGGCGGTGCTCGATTGTCTTGGGGTTGCCCTTGCCGGCAGTCGGGACGAATGCGCCAAAATCTGCGCTGAGATCGCGCGGCAGGAAAAAACCAAGCAGGAAACAAGCGTCTTTGGGCAGGGTTTTAAGGCTTCGGCGCTGCAGGCGGCCTTCGCCAACGGCACGGCGGCGCACGCGCTGGACTTCGATCACAGCTTCACGCTGATGGGACAGCCCACCGCTCCCATCATTCCAGCGGTCTTTTCCCTGGGAGAATCGTTAGGCGCCGGCGGCCGCCAAATTCTCGAAGCCTACGTCGCGGGCTTTGAAACCACCGCCAAGCTGGTCTTTGCGCTGCGCGATTCGACGCAAGGCGGTTGGCATGCCCCTGGAACTTTGGGCGCCTTTGGGGCGGCCGCTGCTTGCTCGAAGCTGCTCGGGCTCGATGCGTCTCAAGTCGAAATGGCGCTCGGCATAACCGCATCGATGGCCGGTGGGGTCGTCTGTAACTTTGGCACCATGTCCAAGCCTTTGCATGTCGGGTTGGGGGCGAGAAACGGCGTCTTGTCGGCGAAGCTGGCTCAATCGGGGTACACGGCAAACGCGCGCGGCATCGAAGCAGCAAACGGTTTCTCCGAAATGTTTTATCGCATGGCGCCGAGCGAAGGGCCGCTCGGCGAGTTGGGCGTGTCGTATGCGATCCTAACCGACGGCATCCGAATCAAGCCCTATCCCTGCGGCGGCCTGACGCATCAGCCGATCGATGCGGTGCTCGACTTCAGGGCGAAGCATGGCCTTACGGCGGAGATGGTGGAATCCATCGATGTGGATGTAACGCAGCACACTTATGACCGAATTGCATTTCGAGTTCCCCAAACCGGAATTCAGGGAAAGTTTTGCATGGGATATCTCCTCGCCCGAGCGATCATCGATGGAAATGTTTCCCTGAACATGTTCACGGATGCGGCCGTGCGCGATCCCGATGTTTTGAAGCTCGCGGAAAGAATCCGCATGAAACCGGACAAGGACCTCAAGGCGAGCAACCCAGGGAGCCGTCCTTGCCGGGTCACCGTTCGGTTGAAGAACGGGGAGACCTATTCACGCGAGGTACAGCACGCCAGGGGAAGTCCAGAAATTCCCATGACTGCGGACGAGCGCAAAGAAAAATTTACTCAGTGCGCGCGCCAGGCTCTCGACGAGAGCTCGACTCAGCACGCTCTAGAAACCATCGAGAGCCTGGAGACGCTGGAAAATATCAGACCGCTGTGTCGGCTTCTGAAGGCATAGCGGGTTTCGTTTTACAGCGCGATCGTTTCGATCCGCTGGATTTCTTCGGGGGTGAGCGCGAACTTTTCGGCTTGGAGGTCTTCTTTCATATGTCGTTCGCTCGTGGTTCCGGTCAACGGGAGCATGCCGACCTGCATGGCAAAGCGAAAGATGACCTGCGCGAGAGTAGCACCTAACCGTTTCGCGATCGCGTGAATTGCTGGATCGGTAAAGACTTCTCTGTTCGCGGTCAACAGCGAAAAGCCTTGATAGATGATGCCGTTCGCCCAGCAGATCTCCCGAACTTCCATGTCCCATCCGAGCGCGGCGAAGCACCGGTTCTGCACCACCATGGGTTTAACATTCGCCTGTTGGCGTAGAAGTTCGAGTTGTTGGGCCGTGATGTTGCTGATGCCGATCATTTTGGTTTTTCCCGATCGATAGAGTTCTTCCATCGCGGCCCACACCTCCCAATCCGTTTTTCCCAAGCCGCGCCGCGAATAGGGCGCGTGTAGAACATAGGAATCGACGTAGTCGGTGCCGAGGTGTGACAACGAGCTGTCGAAGGACCGTTTTACCTGGGTGGTGAGAACGGCCGAGGGATCATATGGGATTCGACCGCCCTGGCCGCCGACCGGAGTAAACTTGGTCTGGAGAAACAGGGTATCTCGTTTGATGCCTTTCTTCGCGAGCGCCTGCAAGGCTTCCCCGACCAGAGCTTCCTCGTAATGGATCAGTTGATTGGCCGTGTCGATGGCGCGGAAGCCCGACGCCACGGCAACCTGCACGAGGCCCGCCGTCGCCTCTTTTTTCCACGCCGTGCCGTACATGAAAGACGGAAGAGGTACGTGGTTATAGGCGGCCAAGGTCATGGTGTTTCCTCCAAGTCGAGCGTCTTCCGCTCAACCAGCCGCGCGCAACCATCGTCCGCTCGACTCTTAAATCGTAAAGTTTCATCAACTGATCCTTCACGTGATCGCCTTCGATCACGCCGAGGGCATGAGCCACGGCTTGCAGGGTGGCCATCCCTTCCGGTCGATGTTGGGCGCGCAGATGAAACTTCGAGCTGTCCGGAGCGCCGATCT from Candidatus Binatia bacterium harbors:
- a CDS encoding tripartite tricarboxylate transporter substrate binding protein, yielding MKNRAILLPIAVAAITTVSSGLAWSQEFKPSKQIETVVHTGPGGGSDLLARAIAELLQKEKLVSQRLQVVNKSGGGSAVAMSYLAEKKGETHTIGFFTGVWVTNPLTTAEATVTIKDLTPVVRLVLEPAVIAVKADSPYKNMKDFIDAAKKNPKQLAQSGGSVTSRDNLMRLLIQKATGAQWNFISFPSGGERLSNLLGGHVQIMVIEPQEAGEQIRAGNLRVIAALGEKRLASLPNVPTLKEQGIDVPLIPQARGVMAPPGVPREVVQYWEGVFDRFEKTATWKQYLEQNQFEDGYLKGPGLSKFFDDLTAQMREVLKEAGAKVVR
- a CDS encoding tripartite tricarboxylate transporter permease, whose protein sequence is MDALGNLLLGFAVALTPVNLFWCLIGVVLGTVVGVLPGLGPAATIAMLLPLTLKMDPATAIIALAGIFYGARYGGSTTSILLNIPGESSSVVTCLDGYQLARQGRAGAALGISAIASFIAGTVGVLGLMLIAPPLARFALRFAPPEYFALMVLGLAMVVFLAGDSMVKALLAMLVGLWLATIGTDLFTAESRFTFGQVKLLGGVDFIAATVGIFAIGEVLVNLESRGGAEIFKLAKGLRNLLPTLQDLKDCRFAFVNGSVIGFLIGALPGAGATVASFLSYGIEKAFSRHPERFGAGAIEGVAAPEGANNADAGGALVPLLTLGIPGGNTTAILLGGLILWGYKPGPLLIQEHPQLFWGLVASMYIGNVLLLVLNLPLVPLFAQILRLPYYVLYPLIIGISIVGVYSVNASLFDVWMMGLFGLLGYLMRKAHFPTAALILGMVLGDGLERALRQSLMMSQGDITILATRPISGVLLLIAIAILCLPTIRKVRSWRVETIEREG
- a CDS encoding tripartite tricarboxylate transporter TctB family protein, with product MARGKDNLISGACLAAFGIYVISAAAKLPYVSEVGPGPGFFPLWIGIGLVLFASALLFASFSRSRSEAKRETQSWKTTARALAGWLAMMVAIALLGRIGFALSFVALTTFLIVFLDRRSPWLALGVGAALAVAFQLIFAVALDISLPPAPWGF
- a CDS encoding MmgE/PrpD family protein; translation: MDVTAKIARFVVGARYETIPPKALETAKAAVLDCLGVALAGSRDECAKICAEIARQEKTKQETSVFGQGFKASALQAAFANGTAAHALDFDHSFTLMGQPTAPIIPAVFSLGESLGAGGRQILEAYVAGFETTAKLVFALRDSTQGGWHAPGTLGAFGAAAACSKLLGLDASQVEMALGITASMAGGVVCNFGTMSKPLHVGLGARNGVLSAKLAQSGYTANARGIEAANGFSEMFYRMAPSEGPLGELGVSYAILTDGIRIKPYPCGGLTHQPIDAVLDFRAKHGLTAEMVESIDVDVTQHTYDRIAFRVPQTGIQGKFCMGYLLARAIIDGNVSLNMFTDAAVRDPDVLKLAERIRMKPDKDLKASNPGSRPCRVTVRLKNGETYSREVQHARGSPEIPMTADERKEKFTQCARQALDESSTQHALETIESLETLENIRPLCRLLKA
- a CDS encoding aldo/keto reductase, with product MTLAAYNHVPLPSFMYGTAWKKEATAGLVQVAVASGFRAIDTANQLIHYEEALVGEALQALAKKGIKRDTLFLQTKFTPVGGQGGRIPYDPSAVLTTQVKRSFDSSLSHLGTDYVDSYVLHAPYSRRGLGKTDWEVWAAMEELYRSGKTKMIGISNITAQQLELLRQQANVKPMVVQNRCFAALGWDMEVREICWANGIIYQGFSLLTANREVFTDPAIHAIAKRLGATLAQVIFRFAMQVGMLPLTGTTSERHMKEDLQAEKFALTPEEIQRIETIAL